The Salvelinus alpinus chromosome 21, SLU_Salpinus.1, whole genome shotgun sequence genome has a segment encoding these proteins:
- the nherf4a gene encoding Na(+)/H(+) exchange regulatory cofactor NHE-RF3, giving the protein MEFPRFTFNPKEGIDNPALVISDDPEPDPSPVPRLCQIKCKEGQSFGFHLRMERSCRGYVVRQVDPWSPAALSGLMDGDRVLEVNEDFVDNMEFPRVVQKIQACGLQLFLLVLKGEEYNEALAQGLDLQALTRAYRGETCSRPRLCHITRDPVLGLGISIIPIEGQKGQYMLSTVSEGPAKRAGVRSGDRLVWINGAMASTLTHSAISRMVKKCSVHVTVLVIDRESEASYIRRKLPILPIMAGSHNLPHRPTTMHLVQGSDGYGFLLRQERLTSGRRIANLLREVDVGSPAEEAGMQDGDLLLAVNGQPSESMEHEDIVRTVRKSGNQVSLTTMPIHGRDFYTQLGLSPLLFHEDSLPEGERMRKTQSPCTEIQDGLSKNEHGSLPCPRLCVLEREESGFGFNLGCVQHEPGTFIGQVVVKGSGHRAGLWEGDVVVEVNGQNVENEYFEDVVMLIKKSESSLKLLVVERSGYERLKHSGLPITPGVILHSTQVSEKTNEAFL; this is encoded by the exons ATGGAATTTCCAag ATTCACCTTCAATCCGAAAGAGGGGATCGACAATCCAGCCTTGGTCATCTCAGACGACCCTG AGCCAGACCCCAGTCCGGTACCCCGCCTGTGCCAGATAAAGTGCAAAGAGGGCCAGAGTTTTGGCTTCCATCTGCGTATGGAGAGGAGCTGCCGGGGCTATGTTGTCCGCCAGGTGGATCCGTGGAGTCCTGCAGCGCTCAGTGGGCTCATGGACGGGGACCGTGTACTGGAGGTCAACGAGGACTTTGTCGACAACATGGAGTTCCCCAGG GTGGTGCAGAAGATCCAGGCGTGTGGACTGCAGCTGTTCCTGCTGGTTCTGAAGGGGGAGGAGTATAATGAGGCGCTGGCCCAGGGACTGGACCTCCAGGCTCTGACCAGGGCTTACCGAGGGGAGACGTGTTCCCggcccaggctgtgtcacatcaCCAGAGACCCTGTCTTAGGTCTGGGAATCAGCATCATCCCCATTGAAG GTCAGAAGGGTCAATACATGTTGAGCACAGTAAGTGAGGGTCCTGCAAAGAGGGCAGGGGTGCGTAGCGGAGATAGACTGGTGTGGATCAACGGTGCCATGGCATCAACGCTCACCCATTCAGCTATCAGTAGAATG GTGAAGAAATGTAGCGTCCATGTGACCGTCCTAGTCATCGACAGAGAAAGTGAAGCGAGCTACATCCGACGGAAACTGCCCATCTTGCCTATCATGGCCGGCTCTCACAACCTGCCACACAGACCCACAACGATGCATCTGGTCCAGGGGTCAGATGGATACGGCTTCTTATTACGACAAGAGAGGTTGACTTCAGGGAGGCGTATTG CTAACCTACTCCGTGAGGTGGATGTGGGGAGTCCAGCAGAAGAGGCTGGTATGCAGGATGGAGACTTGCTGCTGGCGGTCAATGGGCAGCCTTCAGAGTCTATGGAGCATGAGGATATTGTCAGGACAGTAAGGAAGAGTGGCAACCAGGTTAGCCTCACCACCATGCCCATACACGGAAGAGACTTCTACACACAG TTGGGTCTATCTCCCCTGCTATTCCATGAGGACAGTCTgccagaaggagagaggatgaggaagaCACAGTCCCCTTGCACTGAGATTCAGGACGGGCTGAGTAAAAACGAGCATGGCTCACTTCCTTGTCCAAGACTCTGTGTCCTCGAGAGAGAAGAATCAGGCTTCGGGTTTAATCTGGGCTGTGTTCAACATGAGCCAGGGACTTTCATAGGCCAG GTGGTGGTAAAGGGCTCAGGACATAGGGCCGGACTGTGGGAAGGGGATGTGGTTGTGGAGGTGAATGGCCAGAATGTCGAGAATGAGTACTTCGAGGACGTTGTGATGCTGATAAAGAAGAGCGAGTCGTCTTTGAAATTACTGGTTGTGGAGAGGTCAGGGTATGAGAGACTCAAACATAGTGGGCTTCCAATCACTCCTGGGGTCATACTCCACAGCACTCAG GTTTCAGAGAAAACGAATGAGGCTTTCTTGTGA